In one Candidatus Peribacter riflensis genomic region, the following are encoded:
- a CDS encoding peptide chain release factor 1, with product MIEKLRALAGEYGRIEQEMQDPVLLADSKRMTPLARRYRELEPLVRLLKEYDRCEAAIAFAAKVTEPDLKQLAEDEAALAVTRREELLKAMRAFLVPKDPQDERNVILEVRAGTGGEEAALFAAELLRMYLRYAEQKKWQTELVSKTDAEGGGIKEAVVRVEGPAFGDFKFESGVHRVQRIPETEKKGRVHTSAATVAVLPEAEEVDIAIRPQDLRIDTFRSGGAGGQNVNKVESAIRITHIPTNTVVACQTERSQQRNREIAMSLLRSRIYEAEREKLAKERGEMRAGQIGSGDRSEKIRTYNFPQDRVTDHRINENFSNLPAVMEGGLEGVIEALKKADQDRRVAAVS from the coding sequence GTGATTGAAAAATTGCGCGCACTGGCAGGGGAGTACGGCCGCATCGAGCAGGAGATGCAGGACCCCGTTCTATTGGCTGATTCCAAGCGCATGACCCCGCTTGCCAGGCGTTACAGGGAGCTCGAACCTCTGGTGCGCCTGCTCAAAGAGTACGACCGGTGCGAGGCGGCCATCGCCTTTGCGGCGAAGGTGACGGAGCCGGATCTGAAACAGTTGGCGGAGGATGAGGCGGCTCTGGCGGTGACCCGCAGGGAGGAACTTCTCAAAGCAATGCGCGCGTTTCTCGTACCGAAAGATCCCCAGGACGAGCGCAACGTGATTCTGGAAGTGCGTGCGGGAACGGGGGGCGAGGAGGCGGCGCTCTTCGCCGCGGAGCTCCTGCGGATGTACCTGCGGTATGCCGAGCAGAAGAAGTGGCAGACGGAACTCGTGAGTAAGACGGATGCGGAGGGGGGAGGCATCAAGGAGGCCGTCGTACGCGTCGAGGGCCCGGCCTTCGGGGATTTTAAGTTCGAGTCGGGCGTACACCGCGTGCAGCGGATTCCTGAGACGGAGAAGAAGGGGCGCGTGCATACATCGGCGGCGACGGTCGCCGTTCTTCCCGAAGCGGAGGAGGTGGATATTGCCATTCGTCCTCAGGATTTGAGAATAGACACATTCAGGAGCGGTGGAGCCGGAGGACAGAACGTGAACAAGGTGGAGAGTGCCATCCGCATCACGCACATCCCGACGAATACAGTAGTGGCCTGCCAGACGGAGCGCAGCCAGCAGCGTAACCGTGAAATCGCGATGAGCCTGCTGCGCAGTCGTATCTATGAGGCGGAACGGGAGAAGCTGGCGAAGGAGCGCGGCGAAATGCGTGCGGGGCAGATCGGCTCGGGAGACAGGAGCGAGAAGATCCGTACCTACAATTTTCCGCAGGACCGCGTGACGGATCACCGCATCAACGAGAATTTCAGCAACCTGCCCGCGGTGATGGAGGGCGGGCTGGAGGGGGTGATCGAGGCACTGAAAAAGGCAGATCAGGACCGGAGAGTGGCTGCGGTGAGCTAA